In Phragmites australis chromosome 16, lpPhrAust1.1, whole genome shotgun sequence, one DNA window encodes the following:
- the LOC133896424 gene encoding 2-hydroxy-palmitic acid dioxygenase MPO1-like isoform X2 has product MGAKEHQHGRRRGVLDLEAQFAFFRSQHRHPVNAAAHALLTGPILFTNLLILHFLPLPLPSQLDDPALALALAYAAAYLAVDRRAGALAGLLFLAAWAASRALAERLGFVRSWKLVLATQLFCWTWQFLGHGLFEKKGPTVSDLPEVFLMEPFLIFLQNVDRKIEADLKERRELEQRKAT; this is encoded by the exons ATGGGTGCCAAGGAGCATCAgcacgggcggcggcgcggggtgcTGGACCTGGAGGCGCAGTTCGCCTTCTTCCGGTCGCAGCACCGGCACCCGGTGAACGCGGCGGCGCACGCGCTGCTCACCGGGCCCATCCTCTTCACCaacctcctcatcctccactTCCTGCCCCTGCCGCTCCCGTCCCAGCTCGACGACCCCGcgctcgccctcgccctcgcctaCGCCGCCGCCTACCTCGCCGTCGACCGCCGCGCGGGCGCGCTCGCGGGGCTCCTCTTCCTCGCCGCCTGGGCCGCCAGTCGCGCCCTCGCCGAGCGCCTCGGCTTCGTGCGTTCCTGGAAGCTCGTCCTCGCCACCCAGCTCTTCTGCTGGACCTGGCAGTTCCTCGGCCACGGCCTCTTCGAG AAGAAGGGGCCGACTGTGAGTGACCTTCCTGAGGTGTTCTTGATGGAGCCATTCCTCATCTTCCTGCAG AATGTGGACAGGAAGATAGAGGCTGATCTCAAGGAGCGGAGAGAGCTCGAGCAGAGGAAGGCAACCTGA
- the LOC133895614 gene encoding transcription factor MYB16-like, translating into MGRSPCCEKVGLKKGPWTPEEDQKLLAYIEEHGHGSWRALPSKAGLQRCGKSCRLRWTNYLRPDIKRGKFSLQEEQSIIQLHALLGNRWSAIATHLPKRTDNEIKNYWNTHLKKRLAKMGIDPVTHKAITGSLTGTADDESAKVAASLSHMAQWESARLEAEARLARESKMQTAASTPTALHLQPTNIPAYASPPCLDVLQNAWQGAKIDLESPTSTLTFTGSNSGMLPTPRTNRLEISESNSAMWHQRSDELESEESDWQFLSKQQVLGLDGREREEDLIGCEEPWFIGAAGVGSGFTGMLLDGSNVHDTSECWGESNNGQTEHSSQASDEEDKNYWNGILGIVNSELPPQSPPLL; encoded by the exons ATGGGGCGGTCACCATGCTGTGAGAAGGTCGGCCTAAAGAAAGGTCCATGGACGCCGGAGGAGGATCAGAAGCTGCTTGCCTACATTGAGGAGCATGGACATGGGAGCTGGCGTGCGTTGCCTTCGAAGGCAG GATTGCAGAGGTGCGGCAAGAGTTGCAGATTGAGATGGACAAACTACCTGAGGCCGGACATCAAGAGGGGCAAGTTCAGCTTGCAGGAAGAGCAGAGCATCATCCAGCTCCATGCTCTACTTGGCAACAG GTGGTCGGCCATTGCAACGCATCTACCAAAGCGCACGgacaacgagatcaagaacTACTGGAACACCCACCTCAAGAAGAGGCTGGCCAAGATGGGGATCGACCCTGTCACCCACAAAGCCATCACTGGCTCTCTCACCGGCACCGCAGACGACGAATCGGCCAAGGTCGCGGCAAGCCTCAGCCACATGGCTCAGTGGGAGAGTGCCCGCCTCGAGGCCGAGGCACGGTTGGCTCGAGAATCAAAGATGCAAACAGCAGCTTCTACACCAACCGCACTCCATTTGCAGCCAACGAATATACCTGCCTACGCTTCTCCTCCATGCCTCGATGTGTTGCAGAATGCATGGCAGGGTGCAAAGATCGACCTGgagtcaccaacctccacacTGACGTTTACAGGGAGCAATAGTGGCATGCTGCCAACCCCCAGGACCAACAGACTAGAGATATCAGAAAGCAACTCTGCGATGTGGCATCAGAGGAGTGATGAGCTAGAGAGTGAAGAAAGTGATTGGCAGTTCCTCAGCAAGCAGCAAGTGCTGGGACTGGACGGCAGGGAGAGGGAAGAAGACCTCATTGGCTGTGAGGAGCCATGGTTCATAGGAGCTGCTGGAGTTGGATCTGGATTCACAGGCATGCTGCTTGATGGATCCAATGTGCATGACACATCAGAATGCTGGGGTGAGTCCAACAATGGGCAAACTGAGCACAGCAGCCAAGCATCAGATGAGGAGGACAAGAATTATTGGAATGGCATCCTTGGCATTGTGAACTCAGAGCTGCCACCCCAATCGCCACCATTGCTCTAG
- the LOC133896424 gene encoding 2-hydroxy-palmitic acid dioxygenase MPO1-like isoform X1: MGAKEHQHGRRRGVLDLEAQFAFFRSQHRHPVNAAAHALLTGPILFTNLLILHFLPLPLPSQLDDPALALALAYAAAYLAVDRRAGALAGLLFLAAWAASRALAERLGFVRSWKLVLATQLFCWTWQFLGHGLFEKKGPTVSDLPEVFLMEPFLIFLQILNKLFGYEPYPGFCKNVDRKIEADLKERRELEQRKAT, from the exons ATGGGTGCCAAGGAGCATCAgcacgggcggcggcgcggggtgcTGGACCTGGAGGCGCAGTTCGCCTTCTTCCGGTCGCAGCACCGGCACCCGGTGAACGCGGCGGCGCACGCGCTGCTCACCGGGCCCATCCTCTTCACCaacctcctcatcctccactTCCTGCCCCTGCCGCTCCCGTCCCAGCTCGACGACCCCGcgctcgccctcgccctcgcctaCGCCGCCGCCTACCTCGCCGTCGACCGCCGCGCGGGCGCGCTCGCGGGGCTCCTCTTCCTCGCCGCCTGGGCCGCCAGTCGCGCCCTCGCCGAGCGCCTCGGCTTCGTGCGTTCCTGGAAGCTCGTCCTCGCCACCCAGCTCTTCTGCTGGACCTGGCAGTTCCTCGGCCACGGCCTCTTCGAG AAGAAGGGGCCGACTGTGAGTGACCTTCCTGAGGTGTTCTTGATGGAGCCATTCCTCATCTTCCTGCAG ATACTGAACAAGCTGTTTGGCTATGAACCCTACCCTGGGTTCTGCAAGAATGTGGACAGGAAGATAGAGGCTGATCTCAAGGAGCGGAGAGAGCTCGAGCAGAGGAAGGCAACCTGA